The following coding sequences are from one Solea solea chromosome 4, fSolSol10.1, whole genome shotgun sequence window:
- the pfdn1 gene encoding prefoldin subunit 1 isoform X2, protein MAAPVDLELKKAFSELQVKMIDTQQKAKMADLQIDQLTRLHKHAKLTHAEIASLPDNTRLYEGVGRMFILQSKEEINNQLTDKQKTADEKIKELEKKLYLERSVKDAEDNIREMLLSRRAH, encoded by the exons GCGTTCTCGGAGCTGCAGGTGAAGATGATTGACACGCAGCAGAAGGCCAAGATGGCCGACCTGCAGATCGATCAGCTGACCCGCCTCCACAAACACGCCAAGCTGACGCACGCCGAGATCGCGTCGCTGCCTGACAACACGCGACTCTACGAGGGCGTGGGACGCAT gttcaTCCTGCAGTCGAAGGAGGAGATCAACAACCAGCTGACggacaaacagaaaacagctgacGAGAAGATCAAAGAGCTGGAG AAGAAGTTGTACCTTGAACGCAGCGTCAAAGATGCAGAGGACAACATCAGAGAGATGCTTCTGTCCAGGAGAGCTCACTGA
- the pfdn1 gene encoding prefoldin subunit 1 isoform X1 translates to MAAPVDLELKKAFSELQVKMIDTQQKAKMADLQIDQLTRLHKHAKLTHAEIASLPDNTRLYEGVGRMFILQSKEEINNQLTDKQKTADEKIKELEQKKLYLERSVKDAEDNIREMLLSRRAH, encoded by the exons GCGTTCTCGGAGCTGCAGGTGAAGATGATTGACACGCAGCAGAAGGCCAAGATGGCCGACCTGCAGATCGATCAGCTGACCCGCCTCCACAAACACGCCAAGCTGACGCACGCCGAGATCGCGTCGCTGCCTGACAACACGCGACTCTACGAGGGCGTGGGACGCAT gttcaTCCTGCAGTCGAAGGAGGAGATCAACAACCAGCTGACggacaaacagaaaacagctgacGAGAAGATCAAAGAGCTGGAG cAGAAGAAGTTGTACCTTGAACGCAGCGTCAAAGATGCAGAGGACAACATCAGAGAGATGCTTCTGTCCAGGAGAGCTCACTGA
- the pfdn1 gene encoding prefoldin subunit 1 isoform X3, producing the protein MIDTQQKAKMADLQIDQLTRLHKHAKLTHAEIASLPDNTRLYEGVGRMFILQSKEEINNQLTDKQKTADEKIKELEQKKLYLERSVKDAEDNIREMLLSRRAH; encoded by the exons ATGATTGACACGCAGCAGAAGGCCAAGATGGCCGACCTGCAGATCGATCAGCTGACCCGCCTCCACAAACACGCCAAGCTGACGCACGCCGAGATCGCGTCGCTGCCTGACAACACGCGACTCTACGAGGGCGTGGGACGCAT gttcaTCCTGCAGTCGAAGGAGGAGATCAACAACCAGCTGACggacaaacagaaaacagctgacGAGAAGATCAAAGAGCTGGAG cAGAAGAAGTTGTACCTTGAACGCAGCGTCAAAGATGCAGAGGACAACATCAGAGAGATGCTTCTGTCCAGGAGAGCTCACTGA
- the ttc1 gene encoding tetratricopeptide repeat protein 1 isoform X3: MHIFKMNREQRHGNPARQEEEEQELDDFYDCEETLEPAHCKTAELQHCYIRPETLTDRGEEPRGGHQEQRDKLQNEEQQSDRLQQEEEQQQSDRLQDEEEQQQSDRLQEQQDKLQKEEQQNDRLQEEEQQSDMLQEEEEQQQSDRLQEEEQCDRLQEEEEQQSDRLQEEEEDLDSEMQQQVEFDDDYLREVEKELTDEEKESRRQQSLTLKETGNGQFKAAEWAAAERTYSQALVVCPVCFSTERAVLFSNRAAARAHLGVKERAISDCSRAIELNPDYVRALLRRAELYEQTEKLDEALDDYKKVLERDPNNGSARGACTRLPQQIQDRNEKLKEEMMGKLKDLGNMILRPFGLSTNNFQVNQDQNTGSYSVNFVQNNNNR, encoded by the exons ATGCAC ATCTTCAAGATgaacagagaacagagacaTGGAAATCCTGCtcgacaggaggaggaggagcaggagctaGATGACTTCTACGACTGTGAGGAGACTCTGGAGCCTGCACACTGTAAAACGGCGGAGCTTCAGCACTGCTACATTAGACcagagacactgacagacagaggggaggagCCAAGAGGAGGACACCAGGAGCAGAGAGACAAGTTACAGaatgaggagcagcagagcgacaggctgcagcaggaggaggagcagcagcagagcgacAGGCTGCAGGacgaggaggagcagcagcagagcgacAGGCTACAGGAGCAGCAAGACAAGTTACagaaggaggagcagcagaacgacaggctgcaggaggaggagcagcagagcgatatgctgcaggaggaggaggagcagcagcagagcgacaggctgcaggaggaggagcagtgcgacaggctgcaggaggaggaggagcagcagagcgacag gctgcaggaggaggaggaggacctggACTCAGagatgcagcagcaggtggagttTGACGATGATTACCTGAgggaggtggagaaggagctgaCAGACGAGGAGAAGGAG AGTCGACGTCAGCAGAGTTTGACTCTGAAGGAAACGGGAAACGGACAGTTTAAAGCTGCAG AGTGGGCGGCGGCAGAGCGGACGTACTCGCAGGCTCTGGTTGTGTGTCCGGTGTGTTTCAGCACAGAACGAGCCGTGCTGTTCTCCAACCGCGCCGCGGCGCGCGCTCACCTG GGCGTGAAGGAGCGGGCCATCTCGGACTGTTCCAGAG CGATAGAGCTGAATCCAGACTACGTGCGGGCGCTGCTCAGGAGGGCGGAGCTTTACGAACAGACAGAGAAACTGGACGAGGCGCTGGACGACTACAAGAAGGTTCTGGAACGAGACCCAAACAACGGCAGTGCCAGGGGAGCCTGTACG AGGTTACCTCAGCAGATTCAGGACAGGAATGAGAAGCTGAAGGAGGAGATGATGG GTAAACTGAAGGACCTGGGGAACATGATCCTGAGGCCGTTTGGACTTTCCACCAACAACTTCCAGGTGAACCAGGACCAGAACACGGGCTCCTACTCCGTCAACTTCgtccagaacaacaacaacagatga
- the ttc1 gene encoding tetratricopeptide repeat protein 1 isoform X2: MNREQRHGNPARQEEEEQELDDFYDCEETLEPAHCKTAELQHCYIRPETLTDRGEEPRGGHQEQRDKLQNEEQQSDRLQQEEEQQQSDRLQDEEEQQQSDRLQEQQDKLQKEEQQNDRLQEEEQQSDMLQEEEEQQQSDRLQEEEQCDRLQEEEEQQSDRLQEEEEQQSDRLQEEEEDLDSEMQQQVEFDDDYLREVEKELTDEEKESRRQQSLTLKETGNGQFKAAEWAAAERTYSQALVVCPVCFSTERAVLFSNRAAARAHLGVKERAISDCSRAIELNPDYVRALLRRAELYEQTEKLDEALDDYKKVLERDPNNGSARGACTRLPQQIQDRNEKLKEEMMGKLKDLGNMILRPFGLSTNNFQVNQDQNTGSYSVNFVQNNNNR, translated from the exons ATgaacagagaacagagacaTGGAAATCCTGCtcgacaggaggaggaggagcaggagctaGATGACTTCTACGACTGTGAGGAGACTCTGGAGCCTGCACACTGTAAAACGGCGGAGCTTCAGCACTGCTACATTAGACcagagacactgacagacagaggggaggagCCAAGAGGAGGACACCAGGAGCAGAGAGACAAGTTACAGaatgaggagcagcagagcgacaggctgcagcaggaggaggagcagcagcagagcgacAGGCTGCAGGacgaggaggagcagcagcagagcgacAGGCTACAGGAGCAGCAAGACAAGTTACagaaggaggagcagcagaacgacaggctgcaggaggaggagcagcagagcgatatgctgcaggaggaggaggagcagcagcagagcgacaggctgcaggaggaggagcagtgcgacaggctgcaggaggaggaggagcagcagagcgacaggctgcaggaggaggaggagcagcagagcgacaggctgcaggaggaggaggaggacctggACTCAGagatgcagcagcaggtggagttTGACGATGATTACCTGAgggaggtggagaaggagctgaCAGACGAGGAGAAGGAG AGTCGACGTCAGCAGAGTTTGACTCTGAAGGAAACGGGAAACGGACAGTTTAAAGCTGCAG AGTGGGCGGCGGCAGAGCGGACGTACTCGCAGGCTCTGGTTGTGTGTCCGGTGTGTTTCAGCACAGAACGAGCCGTGCTGTTCTCCAACCGCGCCGCGGCGCGCGCTCACCTG GGCGTGAAGGAGCGGGCCATCTCGGACTGTTCCAGAG CGATAGAGCTGAATCCAGACTACGTGCGGGCGCTGCTCAGGAGGGCGGAGCTTTACGAACAGACAGAGAAACTGGACGAGGCGCTGGACGACTACAAGAAGGTTCTGGAACGAGACCCAAACAACGGCAGTGCCAGGGGAGCCTGTACG AGGTTACCTCAGCAGATTCAGGACAGGAATGAGAAGCTGAAGGAGGAGATGATGG GTAAACTGAAGGACCTGGGGAACATGATCCTGAGGCCGTTTGGACTTTCCACCAACAACTTCCAGGTGAACCAGGACCAGAACACGGGCTCCTACTCCGTCAACTTCgtccagaacaacaacaacagatga
- the ttc1 gene encoding tetratricopeptide repeat protein 1 isoform X1, whose translation MHIFKMNREQRHGNPARQEEEEQELDDFYDCEETLEPAHCKTAELQHCYIRPETLTDRGEEPRGGHQEQRDKLQNEEQQSDRLQQEEEQQQSDRLQDEEEQQQSDRLQEQQDKLQKEEQQNDRLQEEEQQSDMLQEEEEQQQSDRLQEEEQCDRLQEEEEQQSDRLQEEEEQQSDRLQEEEEDLDSEMQQQVEFDDDYLREVEKELTDEEKESRRQQSLTLKETGNGQFKAAEWAAAERTYSQALVVCPVCFSTERAVLFSNRAAARAHLGVKERAISDCSRAIELNPDYVRALLRRAELYEQTEKLDEALDDYKKVLERDPNNGSARGACTRLPQQIQDRNEKLKEEMMGKLKDLGNMILRPFGLSTNNFQVNQDQNTGSYSVNFVQNNNNR comes from the exons ATGCAC ATCTTCAAGATgaacagagaacagagacaTGGAAATCCTGCtcgacaggaggaggaggagcaggagctaGATGACTTCTACGACTGTGAGGAGACTCTGGAGCCTGCACACTGTAAAACGGCGGAGCTTCAGCACTGCTACATTAGACcagagacactgacagacagaggggaggagCCAAGAGGAGGACACCAGGAGCAGAGAGACAAGTTACAGaatgaggagcagcagagcgacaggctgcagcaggaggaggagcagcagcagagcgacAGGCTGCAGGacgaggaggagcagcagcagagcgacAGGCTACAGGAGCAGCAAGACAAGTTACagaaggaggagcagcagaacgacaggctgcaggaggaggagcagcagagcgatatgctgcaggaggaggaggagcagcagcagagcgacaggctgcaggaggaggagcagtgcgacaggctgcaggaggaggaggagcagcagagcgacaggctgcaggaggaggaggagcagcagagcgacaggctgcaggaggaggaggaggacctggACTCAGagatgcagcagcaggtggagttTGACGATGATTACCTGAgggaggtggagaaggagctgaCAGACGAGGAGAAGGAG AGTCGACGTCAGCAGAGTTTGACTCTGAAGGAAACGGGAAACGGACAGTTTAAAGCTGCAG AGTGGGCGGCGGCAGAGCGGACGTACTCGCAGGCTCTGGTTGTGTGTCCGGTGTGTTTCAGCACAGAACGAGCCGTGCTGTTCTCCAACCGCGCCGCGGCGCGCGCTCACCTG GGCGTGAAGGAGCGGGCCATCTCGGACTGTTCCAGAG CGATAGAGCTGAATCCAGACTACGTGCGGGCGCTGCTCAGGAGGGCGGAGCTTTACGAACAGACAGAGAAACTGGACGAGGCGCTGGACGACTACAAGAAGGTTCTGGAACGAGACCCAAACAACGGCAGTGCCAGGGGAGCCTGTACG AGGTTACCTCAGCAGATTCAGGACAGGAATGAGAAGCTGAAGGAGGAGATGATGG GTAAACTGAAGGACCTGGGGAACATGATCCTGAGGCCGTTTGGACTTTCCACCAACAACTTCCAGGTGAACCAGGACCAGAACACGGGCTCCTACTCCGTCAACTTCgtccagaacaacaacaacagatga
- the tmprss15 gene encoding enteropeptidase — MARRCSSLEFLLSVVSSLLLICCVALIVVTWMSLTPEGAVEPAVLSGRLVITDGADFSEELRNSSSLRFKALAYDVQVVVSDSFRLSDLGRLFTSCQVLHFSRGSVAVTFDLRFDQHIDATEVKQQLEAGLAEVDSRGLVIDRKSVQITEKQDETTSTTTCTTPITPTATCGPDQRPCADRSVCLPIGRFCDGGDDCPDASDEDAALCATACDGQFVLGGASGSFSSSGVSEMYANNSRCRWIIKVHSGLSVQITFHQFETEETTDSVKIYEGVGRERELTAELSGSTPPGTVWVMTNVATVEFISDDFNNLSGFNATYNAVNASDLSDEERLTCTFEHGFCFWSQRHHDDGDWIRTRGATFPPLTGPNVDHTLGNSSGFYIVTSLSPGQWLKSFRIQSLPLTPPTQLMCLSFWYHMFGEDVHRLRVLLVQPSPSLPVVLFQKDGNYGDNWNHGQVTLNVTTRATVEFEALKKGGMRNDIALDDIALTSLPCGPAPPEPTIVPPPTTTPPVPADCGGPFNLWEPNSTFSSPNYPHAYGNKAQCLWTLHASLGQNIQLHFLNFDVEATFDVVEVRDGAGLNSTLLAVLTGSRGPSHDLFSTANQMTVWFFTDSSGHGRGFRANFTSGVDLGSPAPCAVNQFQCRTGSCIHGNGQCDAVIDCPDASDEADCVVLQVNGSNRLQFQLGTTLLAVCADNWTSHLSDFTCRYLGHRSGEASLLPSLPQDSAFTIITISRNGTLEATVSETCSSHKVISLSCNNKPCGVRPVTNDTRETDQSEDRRQPGRVVGGTNAVKGAWPWIASLQWQDRHVCGASLISRDWLLTAAHCVYGKNVHLQYWTAALGLHAQSHMNSDDVQLRHIDRIVINRLYNRRSKEGDVAMMHLQQPINFTRWIQPLCFPPDGDDVSAGKQCYIAGWGRDSEGSLPDVLQEAQVPLVAPEQCQRQLPEYNITSSMVCAGHPEGGADSCQGDSGGPLICLEDGSWTLIGVTSFGIGCGLPQRPGVYARVSAFTSWIAQTTRSLSLSQP; from the exons ATGGCGCGGCGTTGCTCATCTCTGGAGTTTCTCCTCTCCGttgtctcctctcttcttctgatCTGCTGTGTCGCACTGATCGTCGTCACATGGATGAGCCTGACACCTGAAG GTGCCGTTGAGCCTGCGGTGCTGAGCGGTCGGCTGGTGATCACAGACGGAGCCGACTTCTCCGAGGAGCTGAGGAACTCCAGCAGCCTGCGATTTAAAGCTCTGGCCTACGACGTCCAAGTGGTG GTGTCAGACTCATTCAGACTCAGTGACCTCGGACGactcttcacttcctgtcaggtTTTACACTTCAG TCGGGGCAGTGtggctgtgacctttgacctgcggTTCGATCAACACATTGACGCGACCGAGGTGAAGCAGCAGTTGGAGGCGGGACTTGCGGAGGTCGACAGCAGGGGATTGGTGATTGACAGGAAGAGCGTCCAAATCACAG AGAAACAAGACGAGACGACGTCCACGACAACGTGCACCACGCCCATCACACCGACAG CAACCTGTGGTCCTGATCAGAGACCCTGCGCCGATCGGTCAGTGTGTCTGCCGATCGGTCGTTTCTGCGACGGCGGCGACGACTGTCCCGACGCCTCTGATGAAGACGCCGCTCTCTGTG CAACGGCTTGTGACGGACAGTTTGTGCTGGGAGGAGCGAGTGGATCGTTCAGCTCGTCGGGTGTTTCAGAGATGTACGCCAACAACAGTCGCTGTCGCTGGATCATCAA GGTTCACTCTGGACTCTCAGTTCAAATCACTTTCCATCAGTTTGAAACTGAAGAAACAACTGACTCTGTGAAGATTTATGAAGgagtggggagagagagagagctgacag ctgagctCTCAGGCTCCACCCCTCCTGGAACAGTGTGGGTGATGACCAACGTAGCAACTGTGGAGTTTATTTCTGACGATTTCAACAATCTTTCGGGTTTCAACGCCACGTACAACGCCGTCAACGCGTCCGACCTCTCCG aTGAGGAGAGACTCACCTGTACATTTGAACACGGCTTCTGTTTCTGGAGTCAGCGTCACCACGACGACGGCGACTGGATTCGAACCCGCGGTGCCACGTTTCCCCCGCTGACCGGGCCAAACGTTGACCACACGTTGGGCAACAGCTCAG GTTTCTACATCGTCACATCGCTGAGTCCTGGCCAATGGCTGAAGAGCTTCAGGATCCAGAGTCTTCCcctgactccgcccacacagCTGATGTGTCTGAGCTTCTG gtACCACATGTTTGGTGAGGACGTCCATCGTCTCCGCGTCCTGCTGGTCCAGCCGTCTCCGTCACTTCCTGTCGTCCTGTTCCAGAAAGACGGTAACTATGGTGACAACTGGAACCACGGCCAGGTGACACTGAACGTGACGACACGGGCCacg gTCGAGTTTGAAGCCTTAAAAAAAGGCGGGATGAGGAACGACATTGCACTGGATGACATTGCCCTGACAAGTCTTCCGTGTGGCCCCGCCCCTCCGGAACCAACCATTGTACCACCTCCCACGACCACACCCCCTGTGCCAG CTGACTGTGGAGGACCCTTCAACCTCTGGGAGCCGAACTCCACCTTCAGCTCGCCAAACTACCCGCACGCCTACGGGAACAAGGCCCAGT GTCTGTGGACTCTTCACGCCTCGCTGGGTCAAAACATCCAGCTCCACTTCCTGAACTTTGATGTCGAAGCCACCTTTGATGTCGTTGAGGTGCGGGACGGGGCGGGGCTTAACTCCACCTTACTGG ccgTCCTCACTGGCAGCCGTGGCCCCTCCCATGACTTGTTCTCAACAGCCAATCAGATGACGGTGTGGTTTTTCACGGACAGCTCGGGTCACGGTCGAGGATTCAGGGCAAACTTCACCTCCGGGGTTGACCTGGGGTCACCAG CTCCATGTGCAGTCAATCAGTTCCAGTGTCGAACAGGAAGTTGTATCCATGGTAACGGTCAGTGTGACGCTGTGATCGACTGTCCAGACGCTTCGGATGAAGCCGACTGTG ttGTGTTACAGGTGAATGGCTCCAATCGTCTCCAGTTTCAGCTCGGCACGACTCTGTTGGCAGTGTGTGCGGACAACTGGACTTCTCACCTGTCTGACTTCACCTGTCGGTACCTGGGACACAG GTCTGGTGAGGCCTCATTACTGCCCTCTTTGCCACAGGATTCAGCATTTACAATCATCACAATTTCCAGAAATGGGACCCTGGAGGCCACAGTCAG tgAAACATGCTCCAGTCATAAAGTGATTTCTCTGAGCTGTAACAACAAAC CTTGTGGAGTTCGTCCAGTCACCAACGACACTAGGGAGACCGACCAATCAGAGGACAGGAGACAACCTGGTCGGGTCGTGGGCGGGACAAATGCAGTGAAAGGGGCGTGGCCGTGGATTGCATCTCTACAGTGGCAAGACCGTCACGTGTGTGGAGCCTCCCTGATTAGCCGTGATTGGCTGCTGACAGCTGCTCACTGTGTCTATGG GAAGAACGTCCACCTCCAGTACTGGACGGCGGCGCTCGGGCTTCACGCTCAGAGTCACATGAACTCTGACGACGTTCAGCTGCGACACATCGATCGCATCGTCATCAACAGACTCTACAACCGACGCAGCAAAGAGGGCGACGTCGCCATGATGCatctgcagcagccaatcaacTTCACCC gGTGGATCCAGCCGCTCTGTTTCCCTCCTGACGGTGATGACGTCTCTGCAGGGAAACAATGTTACATCGCTGGGTGGGGACGAGACTCTGAGG gttcCCTCCCTGATGTTCTTCAGGAGGCCCAGGTTCCTCTGGTGGCTCCGGAGCAGTGTCAGCGTCAGTTACCTGAGTACAACATCACCTCGAGCATGGTGTGTGCTGGACACCCTGAGGGCGGGGCTGACTCCTGTCAG GGCGACTCTGGTGGTCCATTGATTTGTCTGGAAGATGGAAGCTGGACTCTGATTG GTGTGACCTCATTTGGGATTGGCTGTGGTCTACCTCAGAGACCTGGAGTCTACGCCCGAGTCTCCGCCTTCACTTCCTGGATCGCTCAGACCACACGATCTTTGTCCTTGAGTCAGCCCTAG